From the genome of Ovis aries strain OAR_USU_Benz2616 breed Rambouillet chromosome 5, ARS-UI_Ramb_v3.0, whole genome shotgun sequence:
gtgggatcttcccagaccaggatcaTACccaatcccctgcattggcaggtggattcttaaccactggactcgcAAAGTCCTCAAGTATCATATTCTAACCTTGATCTCAGGTTCTGAGTGTGGACTCTTTTCTGTTGCTGTCACATCTAGATATCCCCCTTGTGGTCACATGTTAGAAGAGTTTCAAAATCAGGGTAAGGATTTATTAGGTGGACATTTTCAAAGGCAAGTGATGGAATTTGGTCAACCCTTTCTGATACATAAATCTGTACTCCCCGCCGTTTGCATCACCTAGTGGCAGCAGTTCAATTCTAAAGTCTGGAAATCTGAGTGAGAGTCATTTCACCAGCTCTTGCTGGAGTGCCAAGTATTTTGCATCCATACCTTCATCTTACCTTATCTTTATCTTTCCATGGAGCCATAGACAAACAGGAGGATGTTAAAAGAACCTGACTTATAGATCAACAGAGAATAAAATTAGTTAGAATGACATATTGACAGTGTATGAGATTTGCCATAGTACGTCCTTGCCAATATTTGGTATTGAtttgtatctttttgttttttaaatgtttaccaactttgtgcttagtctctcagtcatgccagactctttgtgaccccatggactgtagcccaccaggttcctctgtccacggaacttttgaggcaagagtactggagcaggtttccatttcctattccaggggatctttcagacctacggatcaaacccacatctcttgcactggcaggaggattctttgccactagcacctcctgggaatcCCCCTTACCAACTTTATTGAAGTGCAGTTTACATAGTACAACATCACCCATTGTAAGTGTATAAGTCCATGATTTTAGTGAATTTATAGAGTTGTGCGATTATCAGCATAATCCAggtttagaacatttccatcactttgAAAAAGCTCCCTCATTGCCTTTCACAGTTAATCTTCACTCCCACCCTTACAGTTTGACCAATAcgtttctgctttctgtttctataaactTGCCTTATGGAGACATTTCATACCAATGGAATCACATAATATGTAGTCTTTTGTCTTTATcttgtttcacttagtataaAAGGTTCTGGTTCATTCATAACATGTATCAGCAATTTGTCCCCTTTAATTTCTTCATGGTATTCCATTGttaatgatattccattgtatggaaatattttttttcccctccattcttTGGTTAATGGGCACTTGGGTTCCTTCCACTTTTCACTACTGTGAATGATGTTATGAGCATTCGTATATGTAAATGTCTATGGGAAGACatgtttgcatttctcttgggtaaatgccTAAGCATGAGACCGCTAAGTCATATAGTATTTGTTCTTAAGTTTTTAAGAAATTGTTTGTGGCTgtactattttatattcccaGCAGCTCTAGTTTCTCCACTTAGTAGTGTCTGCTTTACTATTATTATAGTCTATCTAGTGGGTGTTGTAGCGGCATCTCACTGaagctttcatttgcattttcctaattacTAATGATATTCAGCacatttttatgtgatttttttgaccattcatgtatctttttttgaGAAACATCTATTAAGAATcttgtccatttaaaaaatttgagtttcctgtcttttattattgagttgtaagagcgctttaaatttttttaatataagctcTTTATCAAACAtatttgcagaaagaattcatGAGAATGAGAAAAGTGCTGAAAACTATGCCTCACCCTAGAACACTGTGCTGGTGGTAGGGTGAGCCGTTAATAATAGATTTACTTCAGCGATACCTGTTAATGCCATTATGAACTACAATGCTTATAGTGCAGTTTTGTGATAAGAATTCAATGAGGCAGAAAtggaaagggagaagaaaggatAGAATTTGATGACCATTGGGAAGCGAGTGGTTGAACTGAGTTTTGGACACGAACTCCCAGAGCACTGAGAGAACACAGATGAGCCAGGCCATTGTTTTCCCCATTAAATATGCTGGGTCTGCACCAACACGTGAATGAGCTGATTTTCTAGTTCCGCATTGATCTGGGCTCCAGAAGATTGGTCTTCAAAGTAAAACCTAATCCAGCAACAACAACAtttgggaatttgttagaaagGCAAATTTTGAGTCCCATGCCCAATCTTCTGAGATTCATATTCTGAGTGTGGGGCCAGCAATATGGGTTTGGACAGACACTCCAGTGGATTCTGATGCGAGAAACAGTTTGAAAAATTCTGCTCTAAAGCCCATGTTTAGTATGcttatggtttgtgtgtgtgtgttatttcatTTTGGGGCTTTCCgagtggctcagcttgtaaagaatctgcctgcagtgtgggagacctgggttcaatccctgtgttgggaagatcttctggagaagggaaaggctaaccactccagtgtcctggcctgaagaatgccatggactgtatagtccaagcgattgcaaagagctggacacgactgagcgattttcacttcactattttatttttaaagtttgtattggggtgtagttgatttacaatgttgtgttagtttcaggaggtgtacagcaaagtaaattagttgtacatatattcactcttttaaaaaatgtttatttacttattatttttggctgcaccaggccttagtAACAGCATGCAGGCTTTAGTTATGTGGTGAGGGCTCCAGGGTGCGAGGACTCAGTaattgtggggcatgggctcagtagttttgtcTTGTGGGCTTAGTAATCCaggggcatgtgagatcttagttccccaacaagggttTGAATCCgtgtcccatgcattggaaggtggattcttcaccactggaccatcaaggggAGTCcctatccactctttttttttaagattcttttcccatatatgtcattacagagtattgagtagagttccctgtgctatacagtagatccttattagttatctatttttatgtataaatagatattatttatctatctataaaatagatactagtttatatatagtaatgtgtatattcctggagaaggaaatagcaacccactccagtattcttgcctggagaacctcatgaacagatAAGCCtggagggtccatggggtcacaaagagttggacatgacttacgactgaacaacaatgtggaTATGTCAGTCCcattctcccaatttatccctccatcCCCTTTCCTTatgcttggttttgttttccctGCTTGCTGGTTGGAAGCTTTGGAGAATTCTCAAGGAATAAGCTATACATTgttctgcattttatttctatttgttgGTACAATGTGGGAAAGAATAAATTAGTTTAGAGTGAGTGcagaggacagaaagaaaagaggttgAGAAAGTAAGATTAAAAGAAGGAcagaaggtaaagaaaaagatgaaaaatattttcagttcaatttACAATATAGATGTTACAGTGTTCTAAAAGAATGGGTTCTTGTACATCAATTAAGTGTCCTATCAcatgtatttgttctttttttaaaaaaatattttaaattggagtgtagctgattaacaaacaatgttgtgatagtttcaggtgaacagtgaagatactcagccatacatatacatgcatccattttcccccaaacccccctcccatccaggctgccacataacattgagcagagttccttgtgccatAAAGTAGGTCcttggttatccgttttaaatagagcagtgtgtaccTTTCCAtcccaaagtccttaactatcccttccccccagcaaccataaattCGATCTCTAGgtgtatgagtctgtttctgttttcacattttttttttctcatcagacTCAGCCACAACATGGAAACCAAAAACCAAACAGATGTACCAGAATTTCTCCTCCTTGGTCTCTCAGAAGATCCAGAACAGCAGCCCCTCCTCTTCGGTCTATTCCTGACCATGTACCTGGTCACTGTGCTTGGAAACCTGCTCATCATGCTGGCCATTGGCTCTGACTCCCACCTGCACactcccatgtacttcttcctctccaacctgTCCTTCACTGACCTCTGTTTCAGCACCACCACAGTCCCCAAGATGCTTGTGAACATTGAAAGACGGAGCAAATCCATCAGTTACACAGGCTGCCTCACCCAGGTTTGTTTCGTCCTGTTATTCGCAGGCTTGGAAAACTTTCTCCTTGCAgcgatggcctatgaccgctatgtggccatctgccaccCACTGAGGTACGTCGTCATCATGAACCCCTTCCTCTGTGGCCTGTTGATTCTACTCTCCCTGGTCATTAGCAGTGCAGACGCCCTGCTCCACACTCTGATGGTATTACGACTGTCCTTCTGCACAGAGCTGGAAATCCcccatttcttctgtgaattggATCAGGTCATCAAGCTGGCCTGTTCTGATACCCTCATCAATAACATCCTGGTATATTTAGTGACTAGCATATTGGGTGGTGTTCCTCTCCTTGGCATTATCTTCTCTTACACTCTAATTGTCTCCTCTGTTCTGAGAATGCCCTCAGCTGGTGGGAAATATAGAGCCTTTTCCACCTGTGGATCTCATCTCTCTGTGGTTTCCTTATTTTATGGGACAGCTTTTGGAGTGTACATTAGTTCTGCACTTACACACTCTTCCAAGGAGACAGCAATAGCCTCTTTGATGTACACGGTGGTCCCTCCAATGTTGAACCCCTTTATCTACAGCCTGAGGAACAGAGATGTGAAGCAAGCCTTGTGCAAACTTACCTGAGGAACGTCTCCTTCTTGTAGCTGTGTCGCCTACCTTGTACTTGGGCTCCAGTATGAGTCAACAAACAAGAAGAGTAGATTGGACCAAATGCCTGGCTCTTACTTCAAAGTGCTGTGGTGATGAAATTCCAAAATCACTAATACAGTTCATTGTAGGCTTGAAAACTGAGTTTGctcttctctaataatgagatgTTTGAAATGTGTGTGAACTTTTTGGTCAGGTTCTATCAAATTAGAACCTGAATTAGGCCTTCTTTCTATAGTGATACTGAGGGTAATGCTTTTAGGAGAATGGTTGGGCTAGAAAGAGGACGCTAATGACAAAATATTGTAATTATGTGAAGGGATGGATATGATCGTTATTCTGGCAGCAGTAGTAATTTCATTAGGTTTATATATCAAATTATCATGTTACTTTCcattgattatctgttttacatagcCAGTGGAAATTAACATGACAATTTGCTATATATACCTAATGAAATTATAAcattgatatatggcagaaatgaaaccaATATTGTAATGCAATTacccttaaattaaaaataaggataATTTAAATTGTCACATTAAACAActcaaatgaatatatattttttatttactaatttattttattttggctgcactgggtctacATTATGGCCTataggctttctctggttgtggagcatggAGCCAGTTGCCCTACTACATGTGGGATCTcggttctcccagcaagaaccGAACCTGTGTCCCATaaattggaaggtggattcttaaccactggactaccagggaagtcccagtatgtatttttaaaaagaggtggaGAGGAAAACATAGTGTCCTCTTAGCTTCTCAGGGTGAGACAATCAGTCAACATGAATTtgggagaaaagaaggaatttGTCAAATTAAggtcctttttttgtttgttttggagaaggaaatggcaacccactccagtattctttcctggagaatcccaaggatggaggagcttggtgggctgtttGACTTTAGTTTCGACTGAGCGATCTTCTTACATTTCACTTCACTCTCTgtcatttgtttcctttcctaTGCACAAAAGTCATTCTTTTAGTCTTCTGAGTAGCTGTCCTTTGtcttgcatttcatttttatcttcctaaagttttttttttttttttttactgtgcatcattttaaaagtctttattgaatttgttataatattatttctgttttatgttctggtcttctggctgtgaggcatgtgggagcttagctccctgaccagggattgaatctgaatcccctgcattggaaggcaaagtcttaaccactgggccacttacttttttatttttgttctggtgcctttgcttttggtgtcaaatccaaataTTCATTGCCAAAACCAGTATCAAAGAGCTTAAACTCTGTATTTTCTTCAGGAATTTTACATTTCAGgtggtacattaaaaaaaatttaatctagCTTGAGTTGACTTTTGTGAGTGGTGTAATAAAGGggtcaagttttattttttaatccatattACCTGAAAGAGTAAGTATTGACTTACTTATGGAGATAAATCAGCAGAGCCACTTGGCTCCACTTTGCCTGTCCTTTAATGTTTCCAGTCTTTTGGTAAAACATGGAACATGAAAAGCTTTATCTTTCTGTGAGCCCCAGATGAATCTTTGCATATTTTACTCAATATTCATATGTTCAAAATTTATTGCTATTAAGATGGTGAACAGTGATATTACAATGCCATCCTGTCATTAGTTTATTTTGTAAAGATTTTTTGATGCGGatgaattttaaagtatttattgaatttattacaatattccTTCTGCttaatgttttgggtttttggctgcaaagcctgtggaatcttagctctccacacagggattgaacccacaccccttgcagtggaaagtgaagtcttaaccactggaccaccaaggaagtccctcaccattagtttgttttcagaaaatatatcttgaaaaatataaactaagaCAATTCCTATTGAAAGCattaaaatgtaaagtaaatTGATGACCACATGAAAATACTGATGTtctcaaagaaaatgtttttaagtgaatATTAAAAACATGGATCATCATTTATATCTTCAATTATGGATGAAATCTCATGAAATCTACTAAATAATGGACAAAGCTGCACACTAGTGCATGggcattgtctttttttaatcataataaaattgaatatgaaggacatgctgctgctgctaagtcgcttcagttgtgtccgactctgtgtgaccccatagacggcagcccaccaggctcccccatccctgggattctccaggcactggagtgggttgccatttccttttccaatgcatgaaagtgaaaagtgaaagtgaagtcactcagttgtgtctgactctttgtgaccccatggactgcagcctaccaggctcctccatccatgggattttccaggcaagagtactggagtggggtgccattgccttctctgatgaaggACATAGTTCAATCCAAAGTTCTCCAATGTGGAGAAAATGTATGTTGAATCTATTAtgtgaaaattgaaaaaagatgATAATGAAAGTCTGAAAAGGGAGTAGGAAGTCTGTGTATATTGACCACAGTAATGATTGATCACAGAGGAAAATCAGATTCTGCTCTGTAAAACTGAGATGagaaattaagaaacagaaaacattcaACAACTgtagagttgcaccataaagaaggttgagtgccagagaattgatattttcgaactgtggtgctgaagaagattcttgagtgttccttggacaataaggagatcaaaccagtcaatcctattggaaatcaaccttgaatattcattggaaggactgatgctgaaactgaagcttcagtacgttgaccacctgatgtgaagagctgactcattggaaaagactatcaTGGatagcagcccctgctcactgcaattagagaaaatcCACCTGCAGCAAAGGAGACCCggagcagccaaaaattaaaaaaaaaaacacaaactttgtaaaagaggaaaagataaaaaaaataaaaaaaattaaaaaaagaggagaagATTCTTGTTAGccttaagaagaaaaaaggaaattgaacAAAGTTCACTTGGATACTTCAAATGCTTTTGTAGTTGTgggattttaaacattttaatctgCGCTAATTACTTGGCAGGGATCTTAGCCCCTGGTATAAAAGACTTGCTATTTAAGATGCTCACAACTGGATGAGAAAATGAGACCTTATATCGAATCTCTTACCTTCCCTACCACACACAAAATAGTGTATGAAATAAATACATGCAGACTCTTTCCTGTTTAGCTGTCAGTCACATTTTTACTTGAAAGCTAATGAGAAAAGACATCATACTACTTCAGATTTTAAATGAACAGTAGTAATTAATCTCCATGAATAGGTTATTAATTCTAGacctatttttcctttcctttattctcTAGGTAGGTAGCCCAACGGGACCCATCCCATCctttatttccaagtttttatgacatatgctaagttgcttcagttgtgcccaactctttgtgaccccatggactatagcccaccaggctctgctgtccatgggattctccaagcaagaataccagcatgggttgccatttccttctctggttttatgacatatttagaaataattaatCCCCTGATACTCAGTAACTTGATCTGTTCTCTATTACTTTTATGTTTTGGTACATCTGTCTCAGTTGTATAATTAGCAGGTAATgtcaggaaaataaatattgaaaatcaaTCATGATAGTCAgatcctcttcctctttttctgtt
Proteins encoded in this window:
- the LOC101104148 gene encoding olfactory receptor 7G3-like, with the translated sequence METKNQTDVPEFLLLGLSEDPEQQPLLFGLFLTMYLVTVLGNLLIMLAIGSDSHLHTPMYFFLSNLSFTDLCFSTTTVPKMLVNIERRSKSISYTGCLTQVCFVLLFAGLENFLLAAMAYDRYVAICHPLRYVVIMNPFLCGLLILLSLVISSADALLHTLMVLRLSFCTELEIPHFFCELDQVIKLACSDTLINNILVYLVTSILGGVPLLGIIFSYTLIVSSVLRMPSAGGKYRAFSTCGSHLSVVSLFYGTAFGVYISSALTHSSKETAIASLMYTVVPPMLNPFIYSLRNRDVKQALCKLT